One Syngnathus acus chromosome 13, fSynAcu1.2, whole genome shotgun sequence genomic window carries:
- the lrrc51 gene encoding leucine rich repeat containing 51 has translation MMYGAPVDLSFKAISNLEDTQSEEPSKGLRPLKTNSVGKFQSVSLRLNNNNITNLYDLHKTMNHFLAEPSLLAWLDLSFNHITNIDKVLCELLQLRVLYLHGNRIFTLSEVDKLQSLPHLHTITLHGNAIETNKAYRNHVISTLRGLKTMDFSVVTPQERALAQIWHHSNNPGIMSPNKSGMFFTR, from the exons ATGATGTATGGAGCTCCAGTGGATTTATCTTTTAAAGCCATTAGCAACTTGGAAG ATACACAGTCAGAAGAACCAAGCAAAGGTCTGCGGCCTTTAAAGACAAATTCAGTGGGGAAATTCCAAAGTGTCTCCCTTCGacttaataacaataatattacAAACCTCTATGACCTTCACAAAACCATGAACCATTTCTTGGCTGAACCTTCACTGCTCGCCTGGCTGGACCTTTCATTCAACCACATCACAAATATAGACAAA gTTTTGTGTGAGCTGCTTCAACTAAGAGTGCTGTATCTTCACGGCAACCGTATTTTTACTCTATCAGAGGTAGACAAGCTACAAAGTCTTCCACATCTACACACCATCACCCTACATGGAAACGCCATTGAAACAAACAAGGCCTACAg GAATCACGTGATATCTACTCTGCGTGGATTAAAGACGATGGACTTCAGTGTTGTGACCCCTCAAGAGCGAGCTTTGGCACAAATATGGCACCACAGCAACAATCCAG GAATAATGTCACCAAACAAAAGTGGGATGTTTTTCACGAGATAG